The Rhizophagus irregularis chromosome 30, complete sequence genome contains the following window.
tgttaatataataatatcactGTCATCAAGTAACTTTATTCCAAGTAAATTTATAGAATAAGATTCATTAACATTTTCAACTCTTGTACAAATTAAATCCTCTTCATTCCATtgattattaacatttatttttttaaaaacttggagtctaattttatatgtatctATAGTACTAATTTCCCACTTGATTAAATTTTGACTTGATTCtagttcttttttattcttagaATGTGGTTttactttttgaaataatgcaTATATAGTATCCATACCCATACTTGGTTTAATTAAGTGAATATTTAAGTGATCGTATGTTTTATGTATTTCATTACTGATCTTAAAATCATTATCAAAGTACCagttttcaatattttcatcgGTATTTTCAAatgttaaattcatttttgataatatttccTCAAATTTAATCTTCCAAATATGCCCATCTAGAATTCCAAATACATATTTGGTTGTAGTTCGAATGATATCTGATAAACTTTCGGTCTGATATTCATTTGATAATTGGCCTTTGCCTCTTAACCAATCCAAACATTCATTCCAATAATGTTCCATAATAGTACTATCATTTAATAAAGGAAGTAATAAAGGAATTAAACCAGCACGATACACAAAATTATGTAGTTGAGTAtctaatgttaaataataacttagtatgaaataataataaagtttaataatatttaactttttataattaccaTTATTGATATCCCAAGAAGCAATAGGAATTTCTAATTcgattgaataaataataagtttattaatgaTTCTTATACAAATAAACTTCTCATTACTGGAAATTCTGATAttctgtaaaataaataaataataattaatttcaatcaaataattaaataatttaatacatcatATTACCTTATTGGTTATTTTCTCGTTactaccaaatatttttttacttttttcagTAATAAGGTTATATTCATAAAtggaattatttgaaaatgaataaagcttattatattttgatatactaataaatttaaaattattttgtttcttataCATTCTTTTAcaattccatttattatttttagttctcgtggaataaataaaaataattctatcaaATCTTCCGTATAAAATGAATTCACCATTTAAGTTAAaagtacaataataataatgggaAAAACGAGGATCACaatctaatttaattttttgattcttcttcatatcatatatttctaataaataaatattaattaccgTAGTTAGATatcaaattcatttaaattattgataatttataacttacctAAATATTTATTCTCATTGATATACGCGAGTTTCTTATTATCGGAAACACACATTTGGAGTAAGATCATATCGcttaatttaaatgttttatctAATTTAAGTTGACTCTTATCTTTACTTTCAATATTCCAACCGACAATTGAATGATCATCTTTACTATAAGTAACGAGATATTTTTCATTTGGCGATACTTCTATCTTTGTAACGAGTTTACCGTTATGTGGTTTATTAATATCgttatcaatatcaattttataatgaatatcgTTATTGTTATCGATTTTATCATCGATTTCCACGTAAATTTCGTCGTCTATTTGGCTCATTTTACagtaatgaattttttattaagaaaaagagTTAATCTAATGACCAACATTTTTAGAACGattttatttaagttaaatttcatcattaaCCTGGTTACAACAGGTTTATCCAATTTTCtctgcacaaaaaaaaaatttattgtgaaTAGTTAATCGAGAAATGATCATCGATCTAAAAATGCAGGCAGTTTTGGCAGTCTCACCGACTCAGCGTGCTTCATTgtattaactaaaaataagaCAGACATTAGGCATTGTTTCAATGATGGACGTAAATGATgtggcgtaaaaaaaaatttttaatttatttttctgttgtaaaaattaatgtaaatcaGTAGTCTGTATAAACACCTTAGAGGCTTAGATGatgcaaattttataaaatacgaaataaaaatactaaaatgaTTGAAACAACACattaaaatactattttattttataaaagcagaatatttaaagtatatactgtattataaGACGAAAACATTTGAGCATGGTAACTATGATCCATTGTATGTTGATCGCCGCAACGCTAAATCCAATTAGTCAACCACCTTCCAAAAGAAGAAATGCATACACAAAATGTAATTGATAAATTCGAAAGTTTAAATAACAAacgattataaataaataaatacatattcaTTGAATTTAAGCCTAATGATACAATACCTGTTTTAACCATTTTTATCCACTATAATAAGTtctatatattgtaatatatactCGATATAAGATAAATactattctttatattatttaagaatataaatttaaaaatattgttatatttaatattgattgTTCCGGATTCTCATTGATAATAGATATTATTCATCAAATATACATTTAGaattttgtttcatttaaaaaaatccgtACTGCGTACACTTTTTTTGCTAAATCCTAAAAATCAACTTTTTTCCAAAATGAGGTTATATTttggttttcttttattaattattttattgacaaTATTGCCAGTAAAATCATCCATTATATATGAAGAACCACAACCCGAAACCCCTTCAACACCTCGCGTGTTAAATACAGATTTTTATGATGATGGCACGATAGTCGTTCAAATTATTCGTGTAAACGATACTACCCCACTTAAAATTTGTTTAGAGGAAAACTTATCAATTCGTGTTATTTATCCCAATGGAACAATTAAAGGATTTGATATTCCATCGGATACGTTAAATATACAATCTTTCAATTTTTGCCTTTATCAAAATCAAAGCCCTCTTAGATTTTACGCTATAAAAACCAAtactcttttatttataacttatGTGGTAGCTTTAGATGTAAATAATCCTTATACTTATGAAGATTGGGGAATGGTTATCGATTTagatggaaaaatttttagtataattaatttaggtGCATCCTTTGTTAATACTACTACTAACGAATGGTTGCCCGCTCAAGATTCTATTACATTAAATGTTCATCGTGATAACGGATTTATCCGTGTGGCACCTATAACGAATACTACTTCAATATTGCTGAATCAATACAAAATgtaagtattaaattttaatttacgaaaaattattttaaatgtatgatttaatatatatattatttttattttataagaaatgaaAATGGTGAAGTTCAACTTATTGCAGAAACGTACATGAATTATACGACGACCCcaattgaaaattttgcaaattttgcAACAACAGACGGATACGCGATTATTTATCCTAATGATACGCGAATATGTGgcatttttttagaaaatggaAATCCAGAAGTGCAAGTACCatttattctttatcaaaTTCAAAGTCCATtatcaaaagttatttttctttcttgtgATGTTACTAGAGTAGGATTTGGTCAAACTTGTATACTAGTTTTAAATACTGAACCAGCAACAGTTCAAAACACGTttgttaaaattgattttctttCAAAGGGAagtgtatataatattacaactttTCAATACACTTCTAATCTTAACGTTAAAGATTTTGGTATGAAGTCATTACGTTATGGAGGTTATTTCTTATTTAGCACAGaactaaatataaatgataaaactAAACTTAATCTTTATGGTTATATTATGGATGACTATGGTAATCTTTATAATTGGACTATACCATATCCTACTACAACAAATTTTAATGGGGATGTTTtagttttatcaaataatacaCTCGTAATTCCTCAACCGGAATTTGAACAAACTTGGAGTTTAATCACCACTGATTTGTACAAGATCGAGGGTGCACGTGGTAAGGTGatacaaacaaacaaaaatatatgcgtatataaattttttttaaccttcaCTAAACTTTTTAGATCATGGTTATGGAAATTTACATATCTTCAGCACAACTCcgaaaattaatgatattataaatccATCTGAAATTAAATTccttataattaaattttatgataaagttGATTTATCACCTAATCGTAATGTTACAATTCTACAAGATGATGGTTCTGAACATGGTATTATACGTCAAGTTACTTCTGCAAGCGGAGATTTTGTAAGATTTATTGATGATTATACTATTGGAATCTCAGTGATTGATAGTACTTTTAATCAGCCTAATAcaatgtattatattttaattgatgaCGGTTTTGTAAAGAGTAAAGTACTTCAAGAGCCTATCATTGGCATACAAATTACTGCTTGGAATTTTATGACAAGTAAgtactttatatatttctcttattttaaatgaaatattgtTACATAtgcataaaatataattcttttttttcttcataataGTTAGTAATTCAGGAAGCATTAAAGATgtgtatgaaaaaaaagtttactcATCTAGCATTGATGGAAAAGTTCGATTGACAGAGATGGGAACCAGTTACTTCAAAAGCTTTAAACATGACAAAATTAAAGttagagaattttttgataatttaacaCAAGAATTGGCCAAAGCAATCCCTGTTGGTCCAGAACGAATAACTAACAATGGagaatataaaattgatactTCAGTTTTACCTGAacgatatattttatatattaatattaaaaaagctaAGAAGAAAACTGATATGCCAGTTAATCTTGTTGATGATTTAGATactttaataaagtataaaattattactgtTATTGGCTCTGggaaatattcaatatatttggATGATAAATATGGATATGTAACATATATAACTATACGTAAgaatccaatttttttcttattttttactaGGTGAAGGATTTTATCTcaagtatatttaattttttttttaatcttattattataattttataaaatagaaaggTGGATAGATGAAAATTTGGGTAGCCTTCTTGGAACAATTGCATTAAATGCCTTATTGTTGTTAATTTCttatttggtaaaattacatttaatattattaaaattattattaaattttttaattgaatgcTGACAATACtgacaaaaaatgaaaaaaaaaatatttttctttttagagaAAAATGTTTGCAATTTACACATGTGGAAATGCTATTGAAAAGTTTGTGGCAGTAATCTTCTTTATTATTGTAGATGCACCAAttgttgaaaatatttttattataaggtaaaaaaaaactaaattaagtaaaaacaaataaattattattttcaaatattgatttattctttCCCTCTAACTTGTAGTATTTTCTTTGTAATATTTCCATTTATTGTAAACTTAAGAtttgcatataaaattataattgatgaACTTAAgagaaatgattttcaaatattattaaaagaatttaaagaacttAAAGATGACTTACTAAAAGAAGGCAACGATTCTATAGTAGAAAAAGAGTCAGAAAAAGACAACAATACAAAtgagataataaataaaattaatcatataaaaaatgttaacaaACTTACGAAAGAAGCAGTAATAGTCAGAAAAGAGTTAACAAGAATTAAAGGAGAATTAAAGGAAGTCTGTGATCTCACGAAAGAATTAGAAATTGTTAATGAACTTATAGAAACATTAGAGAACTCAGATAAAAGGgaagtaaaaattattgtggaaaaattgaaaaaaattaacaatctTATAGAAGAATTAATACAAGTTGAAGATTCTacagaagaattaaaaattattaaacatttagatgaacttaataaaataatagatgaATTGAAAAAAGTTAATGATAACGAAATAGAATTGGAAgaagataatgaagaaattggCAGAGAATTtgcaaaagaattaaataaaattaaagagcttattgaagaattaaaagaaagtgAAAAACTTAAAGAGCAATTATTTAAAGTTGAAGTTCTTATGAAAGGattagaagaaaaagaactgataaatgaattagaaaaccttaacaactttaaaaaagaattacaaataattaacattaatgagcttaaagaagaaataaaagaacttaACAATCATGCAGAATTTACAGCAGgacatataaaagaaattgttataaaaaatgatgatagtaTAAAGGAAGAGGATATAAAAGATGAAGAAAAAGTTCAGCTGGAAAAGAAATAtcgaaatttttcaaaatggttaagagattataaagataataaaacaattataataatattcatgatACTAGCAGGAGTTGATGTTACACATTTAGAATTGCTTGGATCAAAGTTAcgaattagaattaaaaatcttaGTACTCGAAATATTGacattaattttaatgctAAATTATCTTATGCAGCAAAAGATGATTTATTTTGGGGAGATGTCACTAATGTTTTCATTGAAGATATTCCTACAATATTTCTTCAGGCacgtaaattattttacattaatttttattttattaaatcaaacattaaattttattttttatttaatagggTTTTTATATAAGTCGAGTTATATCATTTGGTTTCACTCCTGTATACATTATTTCAACATCTATTATACATCTTTTTACTAacatgtattatatatataaatataaaaattaatcttaaaaaCATCAACTGAATAAACCTAGTAATTCCTGTAAAAGGAATGGATTGAATGGTTTAAAGTTTACTAATAACCATTTGTAGAATTAAATTATGctcttaaaaaattactagatttatatttaaccATAATACATGgcattatttatcattatatcttgtattatatttaattaatttattaccaaatgAAATTTGTTAGAAATcttgatatttaattaattgtacaaattataaatatgctgttcctttaaaaattatgtgtaAATTCTAAATTGCACTTATATACTAATATGTAATTtgaattactttaaataaaaatgtaataaaaaatttataacttgaaattacaatttcaaaatatctaataatagttataaattgtaaagttcaataaagatataaatatttattttggtaTATACATTGGcctataataaattaccagatttcttaaaaatacttAGCagttagtaatttttataataaaagtttttaaattttcaatataatcacccaaatttttttttatttgaaaactaatccattataaattttatattttaaacaaaaagaaatattttaaagtataaaaaaaaattatctgattATAAATGATGACAATTTTTTGTATGTTTATTTACATGTAAACAActcttaaaatttcaaatgtaaaatatttttaaattatattttttaaaaattacaattgattagctttcaaataaaaaaaaaattcattacaaTTTGATGAAAATTGACAGACTtttatatatctaaaaaaatgctgattttattatgttttactatatattttttaaatttataaattgcaataaaattggtatttttaaaatatatattaaactatcaatttttattattttgtaataaattttttttatttaaaagctaATCAATTGtagtttttaaaaatgcaattaaagaatattatatattagaaaatttaagttatttatatacaaataataaatataaaaatagtttaaaaagttgctataatttataattaaataattttttttttgaaaaatatttttatataagtagataacatattcttttttttggtaatttttttatagttaatatattgatcattatttattatgtgatattgttaatttttctGATTTGAATAAATGCCacataaactttatatatatattatagagcttttaaaaaatatgtattatgcATATTTTTGCTTGCTCTATAACTTTACTTAAAGACTAAAGTATGGTTTAAAATAGTGTTTTTAATAGCCAATGTGAGGT
Protein-coding sequences here:
- a CDS encoding uncharacterized protein (SECRETED:cutsite_VKS-SI; SECRETED:prob_0.9139); SECRETED:SignalP(1-21), with translation MRLYFGFLLLIILLTILPVKSSIIYEEPQPETPSTPRVLNTDFYDDGTIVVQIIRVNDTTPLKICLEENLSIRVIYPNGTIKGFDIPSDTLNIQSFNFCLYQNQSPLRFYAIKTNTLLFITYVVALDVNNPYTYEDWGMVIDLDGKIFSIINLGASFVNTTTNEWLPAQDSITLNVHRDNGFIRVAPITNTTSILLNQYKINENGEVQLIAETYMNYTTTPIENFANFATTDGYAIIYPNDTRICGIFLENGNPEVQVPFILYQIQSPLSKVIFLSCDVTRVGFGQTCILVLNTEPATVQNTFVKIDFLSKGSVYNITTFQYTSNLNVKDFGMKSLRYGGYFLFSTELNINDKTKLNLYGYIMDDYGNLYNWTIPYPTTTNFNGDVLVLSNNTLVIPQPEFEQTWSLITTDLYKIEGARDHGYGNLHIFSTTPKINDIINPSEIKFLIIKFYDKVDLSPNRNVTILQDDGSEHGIIRQVTSASGDFVRFIDDYTIGISVIDSTFNQPNTMYYILIDDGFVKSKVLQEPIIGIQITAWNFMTISNSGSIKDVYEKKVYSSSIDGKVRLTEMGTSYFKSFKHDKIKVREFFDNLTQELAKAIPVGPERITNNGEYKIDTSVLPERYILYINIKKAKKKTDMPVNLVDDLDTLIKYKIITVIGSGKYSIYLDDKYGYVTYITIQRWIDENLGSLLGTIALNALLLLISYLRKMFAIYTCGNAIEKFVAVIFFIIVDAPIVENIFIISIFFVIFPFIVNLRFAYKIIIDELKRNDFQILLKEFKELKDDLLKEGNDSIVEKESEKDNNTNEIINKINHIKNVNKLTKEAVIVRKELTRIKGELKEVCDLTKELEIVNELIETLENSDKREVKIIVEKLKKINNLIEELIQVEDSTEELKIIKHLDELNKIIDELKKVNDNEIELEEDNEEIGREFAKELNKIKELIEELKESEKLKEQLFKVEVLMKGLEEKELINELENLNNFKKELQIININELKEEIKELNNHAEFTAGHIKEIVIKNDDSIKEEDIKDEEKVQLEKKYRNFSKWLRDYKDNKTIIIIFMILAGVDVTHLELLGSKLRIRIKNLSTRNIDINFNAKLSYAAKDDLFWGDVTNVFIEDIPTIFLQGFYISRVISFGFTPVYIISTSIIHLFTNMYYIYKYKN